The Phycisphaerae bacterium genome contains the following window.
CGGGCGAATCTTCAGTTGGCTGCGGTCCATGGCTCATTCTCGCTCGTTCATGCTCAGACACGCAATATGTTGTACCCCATCTGAGCCGATGCCGCCAGCAGGCATCACAGTGGTTGGTGCCCGCTTTGATCGCTGCGTCGCCAGCATCCGCATGTCGCTCTATCTTTGCGCGCCGCGTTGTGGGTATACTGTCAGACAGGCGGCTCCGGACGCTGGAGACGGTCGAATGGGTGTCTCGCGATTCAACCCTGCGCCGCGGCGCCTGCCGTTGTCCATACGAGAGGTGCACGAGCATGTCGGGACAGAAGCAACTGAGAACAGCAGGCACAAGATGGCCGGTCAGGCACTCCCGCTGCGGCAGAACGTTCCTGAGCGCCGTCATGATGGCGGTCGTCGTGAGCCTGGTCGCGCCTGGACCGATGCAAGCGGACTGGGAGCTCCAAACGGTAGACAGCGCGACTACGGCCGTGGCCCTCGCTCTCGATGGGGACGGGATAGCGCATCTCTGCTACTTCACGCCGCCCATTGATCACCTGTCGGGCACAACGGGACATCTTCTGAAGTATGCCAACAATGCCGGCGGGCCCGGCATATGGACCACCGAGACAATCGAGACGCTCACGAAAACCGGCGACGGCTGCGACATCGCGGTGGCGGCCGATGGGACCGTCCGTGTTGCGTACATCGTCGGCGACGACCTCAAGTACGCACGGAGGGACGGCGGCTCGTGGATGGTGACGACAGCGGTTTCAGGCGGCGTCAAGTGGCGATGCGCGCTCGCGTTGGACTCCAGCAACACCCCTCATATCGCCTTCAGCCGATTCAGCGACTATGACGACCCTTATGACCGTGTGATGTACCAAGGCCTGCCTTGTTATGTGACTTGGACGGCCGGCGCTTGGCAAGAGACGGCGCTTCAATGGGCGGCGGGCGAACCGGAATACCTGCTGGACACCGGCGAGTGGCAGGATATCGCGCTGAGCTCCGACGAAACCGTCTACGGCACATGGAAATCGGCCTGGACGCTGAGATTCATGGTTCCGCTTTCTCATGACCCCAGCCACTTTGCGGGTTATCAGACGGGCCTGCCCGGCACCGCGAACCGGTTCCGGATCGACGCGTTCGATGACTTCTACGCGGCCGGGATCGGCAGCGACACCGGAGCCGTCGTCTTGGGGCGGAACACCTCCGACCCAAGCGACGAAACGTCCTGGTACTTCTTCTGGGAAAGGTACGAGCTGGACAACACCGGAACCCACTATGGTGATGACAGCGAGCAGCATCTGGGCTTGGCCGCCGACTCCGAGGCGGGTGCGCATCTGGTGTTCTACGACGCCATAGACAACGACTTGAAGTACATATGGCAATCGGCGTCCTGGGCCTATGGGGAGTCAAGCCCCGTCCAGCGCATCCACCCCTGCTTCACGGAACTCGTCGACAGCGACGGCGACGTGGGTCGCAGTGCCGACATCAGCGTCGACGGATCGGACGACCCGCACATTGTCTACCTCGACACCAGCAACCACGCGGTCAAGTACGGCAAGCGCATGGCGTTCTCAGGGCCGCAACTGCGCGTTTTGCCCTCGCGGTGGGACTACGGCCACGCGGAGATCTGGCCGACCGAGAACCGCAAGGAGTTCATCATCATGAACCCCGGCTCGGAGGACCTGGTGATCACCTCCATCGGCGTTGACGATGTCACTTCGTACCCCGCAGGCGGTGCTCCGCCGTTCCGGATTTGGGCGGTCAAACTGACCGAATCGCAAGTGCCGATGGGTGACCTGCCGGCGACGATTCCGCCCGGGGAGCACCGGACCTTTGGAGTCATCGCCTCCCCGGATACCATCGCCAGAACCAGAATGGGAGAGCTGATCGTGCGTTCAAACTGGGGTGACGTGGTCGTCTCGCTCAAGGCTTACGGAGTGGGAATCGATCGAACACCGGGCGGGTGCGGCACAATCGGGCCTGTTTCGGGAATCGCAATGCTGGCCGGTTTCGCTCTGTTATCGATTTGCGGCCACAGGCGACGAGACTGATGCCGGTCTGCATCGGCGGGCCCGGCTTCGGCAAGGCTACACCGGGAGAGCAGACTGTCGGTGGTACCTGGGGAGCACACGCCCGCCGAATGCGTCACAAACCCGGGGCAGCATGTCCGAGCCTGTTCGGTTGCGGCATAGGCGATGGCCGTCTAGAATCCGTACCCAAGTCGGTTAACGATCGGATTGAGGCAGCGCAAGACCTGAGGGATCATAATGAGCATCGAGCAGAGTATCGATCGGCGGGATTTCGTGAAGCTGGTGGGTGCCGGGCTGATGGCCGTAGGAGGGGGCCACCTGGCGGCCGGAGCCGAAAACACGGCGGTACCCGCGGCCAAGCCGGCGGCGAAGTTCAAGAAGGCCATCGGTTTCGAGATGGTCGGCGAGGACCTCTCGGTGCTCGACAAGTTCAAGCTGCTTAAAGAACTGGGCTTTGACGGTGTCGAAGTTCAGAGCAGCGGACGACCGGACCGCGAGGAGTTCCTCAAGGCCCGCGACGCGACCGGTCTTGAGATCCACAGCGTGATGAACCCCGATCACTGGAAGAAGCCGCTGTCGCATCCCGATCCCAAGGTCCGCGAGGAATGTCGCAAGAGCATGCAGGGCTCGCTTGAGGATGCCAAGTACTGGGGCGCCGGCTCCGTCCTGCTCGTCCCGGCCGTGGTCAGCAAGGAGATCGCCTACGACGAGGCCTATACCCGGTCTCAGGCCGAGATCCGCAAGCTGGCCCCCATTGCCGAGAAGCTCGGCGTCGTTATTGGCATCGAGTTCGTCTGGAACAACTTCCTGCTCAGCCCGCTGGAGTTCGCCCGTTACATCGACGAGATCAATTCACCCATGGTCCAAGCGTACTTCGACTGCGGCAACGTGGTCCGCTACGGCTGGCCGGAACAGTGGGTCCGCATTCTGGGCAAGCGTATCTGCAAGATCCACATCAAGGAGTACAGCCGGCAGAAGGCAAACGAAGAGGGCGTTTGGGCGGGCTTCGACGTCGAACTCATGGAGGGCGACTGCGACTGGCCGTCGGTCACCAAGGCCCTGCGTGAGGTGGGCTACAGCAGCTACATCACCGCCGAGGTCAAAGGCGGCAAGAAAGCTCGTCTGGCTCAACTGGCAGAACTGATAGACAAAGTCATTGCGGGCTGAAGAATTGGCTGCCGTGACAGGGAACGGTCAAATCCATCCTGAAGGCCCCGGCAACATGCTGACCGGCCGGATCGAAGTCGTCACGCACCCAACAGAACGACTGATAGCACGCCGGCATTGAACCGGCCCGGTCAGTTGGTTAGTCTCATCTGGTATTGGAACCTTGTAGCCGGACATCTGTGCGGCTTGCACGCAGGTTTCTGGATCGCAGTGCGGTAGGGTTGCGGCCCGCAGGAAGGCGACCTGCCTTAGGGCAGCAGAGGAGCGTCCGGTCGCCTGGGACAAACACTGGTTTCTTATTCGAAGGGTCAATCATGCAAAGCGGTAGCAAGTCCGGCAACGCCACTGACGCGGTATCGCGACGGGTTTTCTTGAGCGGGACAATGGGAGCGGCGGCAGGACTGGCCGCACCGTACGTCATCGGGTCTCGGGCCGGGGCGGCCGAGACAAGACCGGCGGCTGCCCGAGTGAGCCCCAACGACAAGATCCGGATCGGGCTGATCGGGGCCAACGGGCAGGGCAAGTTCAGCCTCGACCAGTTGATGCAGCAGCCGGACGCGGTCATCACCGCGGTATGCGAGGTCTTCGAGAAACGTCGCGACGAGGCTCTCGCCAAGTGCAACGGGACGGCCAAGCCGTACGGCGACTACCGCAAGGTTCTCGAAAACAAGGACATCGATGCCGTGGTGATCGCCACGCCCCCGCACTGGCACGCGCTGATGGCCATCGAAGCGGCCGAGGCGGGCAAGGACTTCTACCTCGAAAAGCCAATGACCCTCACCGTAGGCGAGTGCCTAGCAGTGCACCACGCGGTCCAGAAGTACAAGCGCATCACGCAGGTGGGCACACAGGTCCATGCCACGGCCAATTACCGGCGAATTGTCGACGTCGTCCGCTCGGGCATTCTCGGGCCGATCAGCATGGTTCGTGTGTTCCACGTCCTCAACCAGGGGCCTGAGGGGATCGGCAGGACACCGCCGACCCCGGTACCCCAAGGCCTTGACTGGGAGATGTGGCTGGGACCGGGACCCAAACGCCCGTTTCATCCACTGCTGTTCAAGAATTCGGAGTTTCACCCATCGTTCATGGCTTACAGCGGGGGTTGGACACCCGGCATGGCCCCGCACCTGCTTGACCTGCCGTACTGGGCCTTGGACCTTGGCCATCCCACGTGCACCAGCAGCACAGGCGGCCGCTACATCATCGACGACGATGGCGACGCCTACGATTTTCAGCAGATTCAGTGGCAGTTCCCGAAGCTGACCGTGTGCTGGTGGACCTCGCTGGTCAACAGCTTCGGGTTTGACACGCAGGGACAGCCCGGCGTGCACCGCCGGCGCGGCATCTACTTCCACGGGACCAATGGCACGTTGATCGCCGATTACGGTTACCTGAAGATTGTCCCCGAAGGCGACCGCATGGAGGAGGAGGACGTCGAGAAGGTTGAGAAGGTCACGCCCGACTCGCCGGGTCATCATCGCGAATGGCTCGACGGCATCCGCACGCGCACGCCGCCCAGTTGCCACGTCGGCTATCACTACAAAGTGGATATGGCCATCAACCTGGGGATGCTTTCGCTGAAACTTGGCCGTTCGGTGCAGTTTGACCCCGTAACCGAGACGATCCCTAACGATCCCGAGGCCCAAAAGCACGTAAATCCCGTCTACCGCGAGCCGTGGAGGTTTCCGGCGCAGTACGTGTGAACTGCGGGGTGGCCCAGATTCGTCTTGAGTCTGGGGTCGCACATTCCTTTGGGCCGAGCGGTCCGTTGACGAGTAGCTGTACGCGTTGGCCCACCGGTCGGCGGTACCTGGGTCATCCGCCATTGCGCATCTCCGTTACCTTGTCGTACAATCAAGGCAAGGTGATGCAGGTCATGGATTACCAACAGTTCATAGTCCGCGATCCGCGGGTCTGCGGTGGCCAACCGGTGATTCGGGGCACAAGGGTGACGCTCCAGACCGTGCTGGCGAGCCTGGCGGATGGAGATGGGATCGACGAAATCCTGGCGGATCTCCCCACACTTACGAGATCGCAGGTCGAAGCAGTCATTGCCTTCGCGGCTGCTTCCGCCAGCGAAGATCTGCCCACTCCTGGCGTCCCCCATCTGACATGAGGCTCAAACTCGACGAGAACCTGCCGGCCCGGCTTGTGGGTGAGCTTTCCGCCTTGGGACACGACGTGGATACTGTGCCCGAGCAGGGGCTAAAAGGGTCTCCTGACCCCCCGCGTCTGGAGCGGAGCCCAGGAATCGGGACGGTTCCTGATCACCCAGGATCTCGACTTCTCCGATCTCAGGGTTTTCAGGCCTGGCACGCACCACGGCATTCTCCTTGCCCGTCTCCGCGAGCCCTCGCGTCGATACCTGATCGAGAAAATCCGTGACATCTTCAGGAATGAGGCCGTCGAACGATGGAGCGGTGTCTTTCTGGTCTGCACCGAGAGCAAGGTTCGGGTTCGATGGCCGGCCTCGCGGGGCTCCTGAGCCCAGGTATTACCAGAACGAATGCGTGTTTCCGCCGCGAACACGTCGTGGTATTGTCTTCGTGTTGCCGAAACGCCGATTCGGCCTGTCCCGCAAGGGGATTGGCCTGTCGCTGGGGTGAGACTGCACCGTGCGTACAAGCGAACTGCAATATGAGCTGCCGACGGAACTGATTGCCCAGGAACCGCCGGAGCAGCGCGACGCCAGCCGTTTGCTGGTGCTGGATCGGTCCACCGGTACGCTGCGACACGAAGTGTTCGCCAGGCTGCCACACCTGCTCCCCCCCAAGGCACTGCTGGTCATGAACGACACGCGCGTGCTGCCCGCGCGGTTATACATGGCTCGCCGAAGCGGCGGGCGGGTGGAAGGCTTGTTTCTCCGGGAGACCGAGGCTGGAGCGTGGGAGATCATGTTGACCGCTTCTGGTCGGCTCAAGACGGGCGAGGAATTACGGATCAACGGCTCGACTCGCCGGCTGCGGTTGACAAGGAGTGCTAAAGCGGGGGTGTGGTTCGCCGAACCGGTGCCCTGCGCGCCGGCGGTGGAGATCCTGGCCGAGTGCGGTCATCCACCGCTGCCGCCGTACATCCGGCGCGGCACGCAGGACAACAGTACTGCCGGCAAGGACGAGAGGGAGAGACTCGATCGCGATCGATACCAGACGGTGTACGCCCGCCGGCCCGGGGCCGTAGCCGCGCCGACGGCCGGGCTGCATTTCACGCCTGCCGTGCTGAACGAGCTGCGGACCGCTGGCATTGAGACCTCTTTCGTGACGCTCCACGTGGGCGTGGGCACTTTCGCCCCCATCCGCTGCGATGATCTGGCTGAGCACGAGATGCACGCTGAGTGGTATGATTGCCCTGCGGCGACAGCCGAGGCCGTCAACGCTGCCCAAGCGCAGGACCGGCCGATTGTGGCCATCGGCACCACCAGCGCCCGCGTCCTCGAAACATGCGCCGACGAGAGCGGTCGCGTCACCATGGCCAGCGGTTGGACGCGGCTCTTCATCTATCCCCCGTACCGGTTCAAAGTCGTAGAAGGCATGGTGACCAATTTTCACCTGCCGGGTAGCACGCTGCTCGCGATGTTGTTCGCCTTTGCCGGTCGCGAGGCGATCCTGAATGCCTACAATGAAGCGATTCGAGAGCGGTATCGCTTCTATAGCTATGGCGATGCAATGCTGGTTCTCTGAGGAAACGCCATGAAGTCGCGCGATCTGATCAAGATGGGTTATCCGGCCGGGCCGATTCTGCATCTGGCCCTGTCGGCGGCAGGCGAGGCGCGCGTTTCGGGGCAACGTAAGTCAAAAGTCCTTCAGACGTTACGCATGTTATTGATCGACGCTCACCCTTATGTGGAAGACCCCTTGTTCGGCAAGATCGCCAAAGCGTTGATCGCGGCCGGTCTCGTTGCCCAGCCCAAGCCGACAGCCGCTGACTACAAGCTCAATGAGTCCCTGGAATACAAGGTTTGGGGAGACGATATCGACGAACAGGCCCACCAGCAGATGCGAAATGCGTGCAAGCTGCCCATTTCAGTGGCCGGGGCGCTCATGCCCGACGCCCATGTGGGCTATGGCCTGCCCATCGGTGGCGTACTGGCAACCGACAACGCGGTCATTCCCTACGCCGTCGGCGTGGATATCGCCTGCCGGATGATGATGACCGTTTTCGACCTGCCCCCGCATCTGCTGCAGGATCAGGATGATCGTTTCAAGGCGATCATCGAAAACAACACCCGGTTCGGTATTGGAGCTGAGTGGAAGCCGAAACGCGAACACCCGGTGATGGACGAGGACTGGAACATCTCGCAGGTGACCGCCCGCCTGAAAGACAAAGCCCACCGGCAACTCGGCACCTCCGGTTCGGGTAACCACTTCGTCGAGTTTGGCGAGGTGACGTTTTTGGAATCGGTGCGTGGTGTGTCGCCAGGGAAATACCTCGCCGTCCTTTCGCACAGCGGAAGTCGCGGTCCGGGCAACGAGGCCGCAGGCTTCTACAGCAAGTGGGCCATGAGCCGGCACAAATCGATGCCCAAGGAGTTGCGTCATTTGGCTTGGCTTGAACTGGACGGTCCGGGCGACGAGTACTGGGCGGTCATGGAGCTGATGGGTCGCTATGCCTCGGCCAACCATCACATCATTCACCGGCAGATCGTCAAAGCGGTCGGTGAGCCGCCCCTCCTGCAGATCGAGAACCACCACAACTTTGCCTGGAAGGAGCAGCACGGCGGACGTACGGTGATTGTTCACCGCAAGGGAGCCACGCCGGCAGGCAAGGGCGTGCTGGGAATCATTCCTGGCTCGATGGCCAGCCCGGCCTATGTGGTGGAGGGGCTCGGCAACGAGGAGTCATTGCAGTCCGCCTCGCATGGGGCTGGCCGGTTGATGTCCCGGGGCGAGGCCATCCGGACTTTCAAGTGGCCCCAGGTCAGGCAGTTCCTGAAAGAAAAGGGTGTAACCCTCTTGTCCGCAGGCCTGGACGAGGCCCCCTGGGTCTACAAGGACATCGAAAAGGTCATGGCCGCCCAGGAGACGCTGGTTCGTCCGGTGGCCAGGTTCATGCCTCGCTTGGTAAAGATGTCGCCACCTGGGGACCGACCGGAAGACTGACCCCTCCACGGCCCCAGCACCCTTCAGTAACTCAACTCATTTGCGCCTCCCCTCGCAGGTTGCCTGGCGCAATCCCGTTATCCACGTTCGTGGCTATCCAGCGAGCACATGACGGCTCGTTCCGGCCTCCTCATCAAGTCCGTTTTGCCTCTGTTTCGCGCGATTTTCGGGACTGCGAGAGGAACGCGAACCTGGGCATGTCTGGCCCGCCTGGCGGAGGCGGATTCGAAGGGGGCGTTAGAGAGATTGGCGATGCGGGTGCGTTTGGGAGTACGACGAATTCATGAGCAATTCATCGGCGCGTGATGCACTACGGTACGCAGTCGGGTGCGGCAGTGAAACTTGCGCGACCACGCAAGTCGCAGCGAAGCACAGGCATCCAAGGTGTTGCTCGCACTGCGAATTGCCGCTTGTGCGTCATCCCTTTCGTCTGCGGAACAACGCCAGCCCGCCCAGCGTCAATATCGTTAAGCTTGCCGGTTCAGGGACCATCGGCGACGCCAGGTCTCCTCGCCCAGCGTTCATGTCAT
Protein-coding sequences here:
- a CDS encoding sugar phosphate isomerase/epimerase family protein — protein: MSIEQSIDRRDFVKLVGAGLMAVGGGHLAAGAENTAVPAAKPAAKFKKAIGFEMVGEDLSVLDKFKLLKELGFDGVEVQSSGRPDREEFLKARDATGLEIHSVMNPDHWKKPLSHPDPKVREECRKSMQGSLEDAKYWGAGSVLLVPAVVSKEIAYDEAYTRSQAEIRKLAPIAEKLGVVIGIEFVWNNFLLSPLEFARYIDEINSPMVQAYFDCGNVVRYGWPEQWVRILGKRICKIHIKEYSRQKANEEGVWAGFDVELMEGDCDWPSVTKALREVGYSSYITAEVKGGKKARLAQLAELIDKVIAG
- a CDS encoding DUF433 domain-containing protein, with the translated sequence MDYQQFIVRDPRVCGGQPVIRGTRVTLQTVLASLADGDGIDEILADLPTLTRSQVEAVIAFAAASASEDLPTPGVPHLT
- a CDS encoding Gfo/Idh/MocA family oxidoreductase; the protein is MQSGSKSGNATDAVSRRVFLSGTMGAAAGLAAPYVIGSRAGAAETRPAAARVSPNDKIRIGLIGANGQGKFSLDQLMQQPDAVITAVCEVFEKRRDEALAKCNGTAKPYGDYRKVLENKDIDAVVIATPPHWHALMAIEAAEAGKDFYLEKPMTLTVGECLAVHHAVQKYKRITQVGTQVHATANYRRIVDVVRSGILGPISMVRVFHVLNQGPEGIGRTPPTPVPQGLDWEMWLGPGPKRPFHPLLFKNSEFHPSFMAYSGGWTPGMAPHLLDLPYWALDLGHPTCTSSTGGRYIIDDDGDAYDFQQIQWQFPKLTVCWWTSLVNSFGFDTQGQPGVHRRRGIYFHGTNGTLIADYGYLKIVPEGDRMEEEDVEKVEKVTPDSPGHHREWLDGIRTRTPPSCHVGYHYKVDMAINLGMLSLKLGRSVQFDPVTETIPNDPEAQKHVNPVYREPWRFPAQYV
- a CDS encoding RtcB family protein: MKSRDLIKMGYPAGPILHLALSAAGEARVSGQRKSKVLQTLRMLLIDAHPYVEDPLFGKIAKALIAAGLVAQPKPTAADYKLNESLEYKVWGDDIDEQAHQQMRNACKLPISVAGALMPDAHVGYGLPIGGVLATDNAVIPYAVGVDIACRMMMTVFDLPPHLLQDQDDRFKAIIENNTRFGIGAEWKPKREHPVMDEDWNISQVTARLKDKAHRQLGTSGSGNHFVEFGEVTFLESVRGVSPGKYLAVLSHSGSRGPGNEAAGFYSKWAMSRHKSMPKELRHLAWLELDGPGDEYWAVMELMGRYASANHHIIHRQIVKAVGEPPLLQIENHHNFAWKEQHGGRTVIVHRKGATPAGKGVLGIIPGSMASPAYVVEGLGNEESLQSASHGAGRLMSRGEAIRTFKWPQVRQFLKEKGVTLLSAGLDEAPWVYKDIEKVMAAQETLVRPVARFMPRLVKMSPPGDRPED
- the queA gene encoding tRNA preQ1(34) S-adenosylmethionine ribosyltransferase-isomerase QueA: MRTSELQYELPTELIAQEPPEQRDASRLLVLDRSTGTLRHEVFARLPHLLPPKALLVMNDTRVLPARLYMARRSGGRVEGLFLRETEAGAWEIMLTASGRLKTGEELRINGSTRRLRLTRSAKAGVWFAEPVPCAPAVEILAECGHPPLPPYIRRGTQDNSTAGKDERERLDRDRYQTVYARRPGAVAAPTAGLHFTPAVLNELRTAGIETSFVTLHVGVGTFAPIRCDDLAEHEMHAEWYDCPAATAEAVNAAQAQDRPIVAIGTTSARVLETCADESGRVTMASGWTRLFIYPPYRFKVVEGMVTNFHLPGSTLLAMLFAFAGREAILNAYNEAIRERYRFYSYGDAMLVL